One Alnus glutinosa chromosome 3, dhAlnGlut1.1, whole genome shotgun sequence genomic region harbors:
- the LOC133863646 gene encoding nuclear pore complex protein NUP50A, which produces MGDAEKALPPSKKRSAGRELTKDNAGLDDEEDVPEQETGTFKRASEEVLAARRIVKVRRNQTASAPSFNPFAGINLVTPTESNATSAEVTNETQAAGDKTVSGVDGKDEGYKQSESRTDEAEGESAADEGNKQSESRTDEAEGESAAHKENALEKENSNIGSEVTETKFDNEQPAKEEKTVDEDKQDNTGENVNLGVEGTPLSSFQQLSSSKNAFTGLAGTGISTSTFSFGSISNDGSTVGTASASLFGMKDDKPFSLGLSNNGSSSIFGTSGASTVSKSEGAGFPSMQEVVVETGEENEEVVFTADSVLFEFVDGGWKERGKGELKVNTTAGTGRARVLMRARGNYRLILNASLYPDMKLTNMEKKGITFACINSGGSEGKDGLSTFALKFKDGSIVEEFRAAVTANQGKLSTVLRTPENSP; this is translated from the coding sequence ATGGGAGATGCGGAAAAAGCCCTTCCACCTTCAAAGAAGAGGTCTGCTGGAAGGGAACTCACTAAAGATAACGCTGGTCTTGATGATGAGGAAGATGTTCCTGAACAAGAGACTGGAACTTTCAAGAGGGCCAGTGAAGAGGTGCTGGCAGCCAGAAGAATTGTCAAAGTTCGTCGAAATCAGACAGCATCAGCCCCATCTTTCAATCCATTCGCTGGAATTAACTTAGTTACTCCTACAGAGTCCAATGCGACCTCAGCTGAAGTTACAAATGAAACACAAGCTGCTGGTGACAAGACGGTTTCAGGTGTAGATGGAAAAGATGAGGGCTATAAGCAGTCAGAGAGCAGAACTGATGAGGCAGAGGGTGAATCTGCAGCAGATGAGGGCAATAAGCAGTCAGAGAGCAGAACTGATGAGGCAGAGGGTGAATCTGCAGCACATAAGGAGAATGCCCTGGAGAAGGAGAACAGCAATATTGGCAGTGAGGTTACTGAAACTAAGTTCGATAATGAACAACctgcaaaagaagaaaagactGTTGATGAAGACAAGCAAGATAACACAGGAGAAAATGTTAATTTAGGTGTGGAAGGTACCCCTTTGAGCTCATTCCAACAGCTTTCAAGCAGCAAAAATGCCTTTACTGGTCTTGCTGGTACTGGAATTTCCACCTCTACATTTTCCTTTGGGTCTATTTCAAATGATGGGTCTACAGTTGGTACTGCTTCTGCGTCTCTTTTTGGAATGAAAGATGACAAGCCTTTTAGTCTCGGTCTCTCTAATAATGGAAGTTCTTCAATTTTTGGCACGTCTGGGGCTTCCACTGTTTCAAAGAGTGAGGGAGCTGGCTTCCCATCAATGCAGGAGGTTGTGGTTGAGACtggggaagaaaatgaggaagtGGTTTTCACTGCTGATTCTGTGTTGTTTGAATTTGTGGATGGAGGTTGGAAGGAACGTGGAAAGGGAGAACTTAAGGTGAATACTACAGCTGGGACGGGAAGGGCCAGAGTTCTTATGCGAGCCAGAGGAAATTACAGGTTAATTTTGAATGCTAGTCTTTACCCAGACATGAAGCTCACAAATATGGAGAAGAAAGGCATCACTTTTGCCTGCATTAATAGTGGTGGTAGTGAAGGGAAAGATGGTCTTTCTACATTTGCATTGAAGTTCAAGGATGGCTCTATAGTGGAGGAGTTTCGAGCTGCCGTTACGGCAAATCAAGGGAAGTTGTCTACGGTTTTGAGGACTCCAGAAAATTCCCCCTAG